The genomic DNA AACACACCTGCAAACGAGAGACAGCAAGCGGGTCGCCCTAAAGCGCCACCGTTTATCGAGCCTTGCGGCCATGGCGTTATCGATGCAGAACCGTGCGCGCGGGAGCCCGGGCCGGAAGACGTGACCCGGCACCGCGGCATGGTGCTTGCCGCCTGTGTGCTCGCGTCCTCGATGGCGTTCATTGATGCGACAGCGCTGCCCGTTGCGTTGCCGCGATTGCGCGCAGATTTCGGTGCGGACCTCGCTTCCGTGCAATGGATTCTTAATGGGTACATGCTGGCACTCGCCTCGCTGACGTTGATCGGCGGCGCGCTCGCGGATGTTTACGGCAAGGCGCGCATGCTGATGATCGGATGCGTGCTGTTCGGTATCGTGTCCGCTGCTTGCGCGCTCGCGCCTTCGCCTGCGTGGTTGATCGTCGCCCGCGTCGCGCAGGGGGCGGCCGCGGCGATTGTCACCCCCGCAAGCCTTGCGCTGATCGGGGTGACCTATCCGCGCACGGAGCGCAACCGGGCGATTGGCGTATGGGCTGCGGCATCGGCACTCACCACCGCCGGCGGTCCGGTCCTCGGCGGGTGGCTCACCGAGACCTTCGGTTGGCGGTCCGTATTCTGGATCAACCCCGCGCTCGCACTCGTGGCCGTCGGGGCGTTGCTGCTCTTCGCGCCAAAAGATGGCCGCATCGTGCGCAGGTTCGACGTAATCGGCGCAGCGATCCTCGCTTTGGCCATAGGGGCGCTCGCCTGGGCGCTCAGTCAGATCGGCCCCGATAAAGCTCGGGCAACAGCGAATGCTCCGTCCCATCCCGGCCCCACGCTGATGATCGTAGCAGGGCTTGGCATTGTCGGGCTTGGTCTTTACGCATTCTGGGAAAGCAGAAGCAAACACCCGATGATGCCGCCTCGCTTGATGCGGCATCGTGCGTTCCTTGGCTTGAACGTTGCGACCTTGATGATCTATGCAGGGATATCGATCATGTTCTTCCTGCTCCCTTTCGACCTCATTGATCGCCGCGCCTTGTCGTCGACCGATGCCGGTCTGGTATTCCTGCCCTTCACGCTTGGCGTCGGGCTCCTGTCGAGAGTCTTTGGCGGGCTGGCGGACAGGATCGGTGCGCGCGTGATGCTTATCGTGGGACCGGCCGGTGCCGCGCTCGCCTATGTGTGGATGGCGCTCGGTCAGAAGGAATCGCTGCTGTTCGGCGTGATCGTACCCATGGCATTGCTGGGCCTGTCCTTTGCCGTGATCGTCGCACCGCTCACCGCGTCGGTTCTGTCGAGCGTCGACGAGTCGGACGAGGGGCTTGCCTCGGGCATCAACAATGCCGCGAGCCGGATTGCGCAACTCGCCGGCGTGGCGCTGGCCGCAGGCGTCGCGTCTTTCGAATCCGGCTATGAAATCAGCCTCGTCGTAGCCGCGGCGACTTCGATCGGCGGCGCCTTTGCAGCTGCAATGACGCTGGGGCCGGGCAAGACCCAAGCAAGCGGATCAGAAGCGGCTTAGCAATCAGGCGTTGAATCAGGAAGTCGGCCACGCAAAATACTCACGAGAAATTGCAGTCTCATACATCTGCATGCCTTCGCCGAATTATCGAAGAATTCGGCTCGATTTCCATGTCATCAATCAAAGCGAAGCGTTGAACTCGCGCGCGACGCTTCCCGATATACCGACGCTTATCCAATAAATACCTGCCGCTGGTTGCCCGGCGCAGCGTGTTGCAGTCAAATGGAACGCGAGGAGATTCTTCAGTGGAAAGAAAAGCGCTTTATGCCAGTCGTTATGACGGGTTTGCCTTTTGACCACTCCGTGTTTATCGGTCGAGAGCGATCCTCTGGCAGCGGACGCAATAAATACGCATTTAACCGATAAACCAAAAGGAACTATTTATGAACTTCGATTCAGCTAAATTTGCGGATAAGGACGGCAAGCCGCGTCGGAATTTCTTGCGAAATACGGGCTTTACGATGGCAGCCTTCGGCGCTGCGGCGATTGCTTCCTCGAAGGCCGTTGCCGCAACCTCGCATGGCGGCTCCGCTGCCGAGCAGGATGTCAAGGTTATGCAAGGCGCGCTTGCGCTCGAGCACGAAGGGATCGCAGTATACCGGCTCGCCGGCGGGAGCGGCTTGCTCACGCCCGATACAAAGAAAGTCGCGCTCATTTTCCTTGGACATCATCAGCAGCATCGGGATTCTTTAGCGTCCCTCATCAGTAAAGCAGGTGGCGAACCTGTGAAGCCGAAATCAGATGAGCAGTATGTACAGGAGTTGAATCTCAGCTCGCTAAAGTCAGAAGGCGATGTTGTGGTGTTGGCTACCCGTCTGGAACGAGGTGCAGCCAATGCGTACGCGCTGCAGGTTCGCGCTTTGCAGGACCGCGATCTGGTGCATCTGTTCACTCAACTTTCAGCCGATGAGGCGGTGCACTGGACGACGCTCAATAATGCCGCCGGTGTGCCTATCCCGACTACCGCTTATATTTTCGGCTAGGGTGATCGACATGCGCTCCCCACCGCCAAAGGCGCTCTTGCGTAT from Paraburkholderia edwinii includes the following:
- a CDS encoding MFS transporter, whose translation is MNTPANERQQAGRPKAPPFIEPCGHGVIDAEPCAREPGPEDVTRHRGMVLAACVLASSMAFIDATALPVALPRLRADFGADLASVQWILNGYMLALASLTLIGGALADVYGKARMLMIGCVLFGIVSAACALAPSPAWLIVARVAQGAAAAIVTPASLALIGVTYPRTERNRAIGVWAAASALTTAGGPVLGGWLTETFGWRSVFWINPALALVAVGALLLFAPKDGRIVRRFDVIGAAILALAIGALAWALSQIGPDKARATANAPSHPGPTLMIVAGLGIVGLGLYAFWESRSKHPMMPPRLMRHRAFLGLNVATLMIYAGISIMFFLLPFDLIDRRALSSTDAGLVFLPFTLGVGLLSRVFGGLADRIGARVMLIVGPAGAALAYVWMALGQKESLLFGVIVPMALLGLSFAVIVAPLTASVLSSVDESDEGLASGINNAASRIAQLAGVALAAGVASFESGYEISLVVAAATSIGGAFAAAMTLGPGKTQASGSEAA
- a CDS encoding DUF4439 domain-containing protein; this encodes MNFDSAKFADKDGKPRRNFLRNTGFTMAAFGAAAIASSKAVAATSHGGSAAEQDVKVMQGALALEHEGIAVYRLAGGSGLLTPDTKKVALIFLGHHQQHRDSLASLISKAGGEPVKPKSDEQYVQELNLSSLKSEGDVVVLATRLERGAANAYALQVRALQDRDLVHLFTQLSADEAVHWTTLNNAAGVPIPTTAYIFG